The genomic DNA CGCTGGAACTACGCCAGCCGGCACAGCCCCTACTACCACGCCACCAGCTACCACGCCGGGCCAGCCGGCGGCGGCTTTGCCCGCGCCAGCGGAGCCTGCTACCCCGCCGGCCGCGCCGGCTGTGGCCTACGCTACCCAGCTCAGCGCGGCTCACGCCGTGGTGTTGGTGTATCCGAAGGGCACGGCTCCCACGGCCGACCTCGCCGCGCAGCTGACTACGTATAATGGCAAGTTTTTTCGGGCGAATAACCTGACCGTGCAGCCGGCCCAGGCGCTGGGCACCGACCAGGAAGTGGTGGTGGTGCGGGCGCTGCAAGGCGCGAAAGTGGCCCAGAGCTACGCCACCAAGCTGCGCGGGCCGCAGTCGCCGCTGGCGCGGCTGCGCGGCCAGGGCTACCAAACGCTCATCATTAGCCTGGCCAACCTGGCGCTGCTGCAAGCGACGGGCGGCGACCTGGCCGGCTACCAACAATTTTACCAGAAGGTTTACCCGTAGGGTGCGGGGCTTGCCCCCGCCCGTCGTTGCCCGAAGCCACCCGAAGCGTCCAGCACCAGCATTCCGCCCGAGAAATCAGCCTGATAATCCAACCGCGAATTGTTCAACGACGGGCGAGGACAAGCCCCGCACCCTACCCCATTCTTCAACCTGTTCAACGACGGGCGGGGACAAGCCCCGCACCCTACCCAAATGCCTAAGTCCGCTTCTTCCCCGCCCCGCCCTACCCCCCCGTGCGCCGTGGGCCGCCGCCGGTGCGCCGGGGGCGCTTCCGGGCGTTCACGCGCACGATGTGGGTGCTGTTTGGGGGCGGGCTGGTGGTGGCGCTGCTCTATTTGGGGGCGGTAAGCGTCAACTTTATGAATCTGTTTGGGCGAATGCCGAACCTGCACGCGCTGGAAAACCCCAAGAGCGAGTTGGCCTCCGAAATTTACTCGGCCGATGGCGTGCTGCTGGGCAAGTACTTCCGCGAAAACCGGACGCCGGTGGAGTATAAAGACCTGCCGCAGAACGTGATTGACGCGCTTATCGCCACCGAGGACGTGCGCTTTGAGGAGCACTCGGGCATTGACTTCAAGAGCATTATGCGCGTGGTGGGCAGCCTGGGCCGCGCCGGCGGCGGCTCCACGCTCACGCAGCAGGTGGCCAAGGTGCTGTTTAAGACCCGCGCCGACGGCCTCAACAACGGCACGCTCAACGGCACTGGCAAGCTGGGCCTGCTTATCACCAAAACCAAGGAGTGGCTGCTAGCTATCAAGCTGGAACGCAACTATACGAAGCGCGAAATCCTGCGCATGTACCTGAATACCGTCGATTACGGCTCCAATGCCTTCGGCATTAACACGGCGGCGAAGACGTTTTTCAACAAGAGCCCCAAGCAGCTTACTACCCCCGAGGCGGCGACGCTGGTGGGCATCGTGAACGCGCCGTCGCGGTTTAGCCCGGCCATGCACCCGGCGCGCTCGAAGCGCCGCCGCAACTGGGTGTTGCAGCAGATGGTGCGGGCCAATTACCTGCCGGCCGACGAGATGCGCCGCGACACGGCCAAGGCCATCGTGCTGCACTATAGCGTCGAAAGCTCCGTGCAGGGCCTGGCGCCGTACTTCCGCACCGAGGTGGCCAAATACCTGCAAACCTGGGCGCGCGACACGGACCACGACCTGTATGCCGACGGCCTGAAAATCTACACGACCCTCGATTCGCGGATGCAGGCCTACGCCGAGAAGGCCGTGGCCGAGCACCTGACCTTGCAGCAAAAGTGGTTTTCGGCGCAGTGGAAGGGGCAGCTGCCCTGGCGCGACGAGAACGGCCGGGTCATTCCCGGCTTTCTGGAGGCGTCGATGCGCCGCACCCAGCGCTACAAGTCGCTGGTTGAGCGCTTCGAGGGCAACAAGGATTCGGTGCGCTACTACCTCAACCACAAGTACCCGATGACGGTGTTTTCGTGGCAGGGCGAGCAGCAGGTGATGATGTCGCCGATGGATTCGCTGGCCTATTACAAGCGCTATTTGCGGGCCGGCTTCCTGGCCGTGAACCCGCTCAATGGCTACGTGAAGGCCTGGGTGGGGGGGCCGAACTACAAGTTTTTCAAATTTGACCACGTGCGGCAAGGCAAGCGCCAGCCGGGCTCCACGTTCAAGCCCATCGTCTATACGGCGGCCATTGACCAGGGCTACTCACCGTGCTTTCCGCGGCCCGACGTGGCCACGACCTTCCCCGGCGTGGCCGGCCGGCCGCCCTACACGCCCCACAATTTCGAGGGTGCTTTTTCGGGGCGCACCTTCACGCTGCGGCAGGCGCTGGCGCGCTCCATGAATTCTATCACGGCGTGGCTGGTGTTCAAGCTGGGGCCGGAAACGGTGGTGGCCTACGCCAAGCGCCTGGGCATCACGTCGCCCATCGATGCGGTGCCGGCAGTGGGCTTCGGCGCTTCCGATTGCAGCATCTACGAGCTGTGCGGGGCTTATGGCACTTTTGTAAATAAAGGCGTGTGGACCAGCCCGATTATGGTGACGCGCATTGAGGACAAGAATGGCAACGAGCTGCGCCGCTTCGTGGCCCAGACCAGGGAGGCCCTCAGCGAGGAAACGGCCTACGTGATGACCAATATGCTGCAAGCCAGCACCACCGAGCCAGGCGGCACCAGCACCATTCTGCACACGGGCTTCAAGTTCAACACCACTATCGGGGCCAAAACCGGCACCACCTCCAACTACTCCGACGCCTGGTTTATGGGCATCACGCCCAACCTGGTGTGCGGCATGTGGGTGGGCGGTGAGGACCGTAGCATTCACTTCCGCACCGGGGCCTACGGGCAGGGCGCGCGCTTGGCCCTACCCCTCTACGGCATCTTCATGAAGAAAGTGTACGCCGATAAGTCGCTCGACGTGGACACCGGGCCTTTCCCCCTGCCCGCCGCGCCGCTCACCATCGAGCTGGATTGCTCGAAATACTACGGCGCGGGCCAGCAGGATACCATCCCCAACAACCAGAAAATGGTGCAGCCCAAGCTGGATGAGCTGGATGACAAGGATATTTAGTAATCGCGGATTTAGCAGATGGCGCAGATTTCGCGGATTCGGACGCCGCGGAGGGGGTAGGGCTGGTTGGCCTTTGGGGGTAGTTAGTTTGGGTCAGTCAAAAGTAATAGGGTAAAAAGAACGTTATTCCGAGCTTGCCGAGGAATCTCGCTCGCCTCATTCGGGCCTCGTTCAACGACGCGAGCGAGATTCCTCAGCAAGCTCGGAATGACGTTCTGTTGCTACCTGTTTACTTCTGCACGAGTACTCAGTTTGGGTCAGACCCGAACTGACTGACCTTTTTTGGTAACTGGTTTAGCTCGGAGGCGAACTGACTACTCTTTTTGGGCACTCAGTTTGGGTCTGACCCAAACTGAGTGCCCTTTTTCAGCAACTAATTGCCTAAAAAGAGTAGTCAGCTGCCCTTTTTGGGCAACTGGTTTAGGTCAGACCCGAACTGAGTGCCCAAAAAGGGCAACTGGTTGCTCTTTTTGCTAAACTGACTGTCACCGAACAAATACCACTCCTTCGCGCGTTTAACGCAACCGACCCTACCCCACCCGCGCCGGTCGAATCCGCGCAATCTGCTCAATCTGCGATTTATGGCTGCCAGTGCTCTTCTTCAGGAACAAATCAACCACCTGCCCCACCGCCCCGGCGTGTATAAGTACTATGACGACGAGGGCATTATCTACGTAGGCAAGGCCGTGGACCTGCGCAAGCGCGTGAGCAGCTACTTCACCAAGCAGGACCACAACAAGAAGACCCAGCAGCTGGTCAAGAACATCAAGCGCATCGAATTCACCATTGTGGATTCGGAGTCGGATGCGTTTCTGCTCGAAAATAACCTTATAAAGCAGCACCAGCCCAAGTACAATATTCTGCTCAAGGATGGCAAAACTTACCCCTACCTGCTGCTGACCAAGGAGCGGTTTCCGCGCCTCATCCCGACCCGCAACAAGCAGCCCGGCGACGGCCAGTACTTTGGCCCCTACGCCAACCAGGGCGGCCTCAACGTGCTGCTGGAGCTGATTCGGGCCTTGTATCCGCTGCGCACCTGCACCTATAATCTGAGCCCCGAAAACGTGGCGGCCGGCAAGTTTAAGGTGTGCCTGGAATACCACATCGGCAACTGCAAAGGCCCGTGCGTGGGCCACGAGGACGAGGCTGTTTACGGCCAGTACATTCAGCAGATTCGGCAGATTCTGAACGGCGACCTGCGCTTGCCCAAGCAGTATTTCCGGGACAAGATGACGGCCGCCGCCCAGGAAATGCAGTACGAGCTGGCCCACCAGTTCAAGCAAAAGCTGGACAAGCTGGACGACTTCCAGGCCAAGAGCACCATCGTGAGCGCCACGCTCACCAACATCGACGTGTTCAGCATCGCTTCCAACGAAAAGGCGGCGTTCGTTAACTACCTCAAGGTGATGAACGGCAGCATCATTCTGACGCAAAATCTGGAGCTGACCAAGAAGCTGGATGAGTCGGATGGCGAAGTGCTGGCGCCCCTCATCATGCAGCTGCGCCAGGAATACGCGAGCGAGGCCAGGGAAATTCTTACCAACGTGCCCATCGAGCCCCTACCCCTCCCCGGCGTGGCGGTGGCCCAGCCCCAGATTGGCGACAAGCGCAAGCTGCTGGAACTGAGCATCAAAAACGTGCTCTATGCCCGCAAGGAGAAGGAAAGCATGAACGAAAAGAGTAAGGACGTGAACGAGGTGCGCATCATGGAGCAAATCAAAAAGGACCTGCGCCTGACCGAGCTACCCAAGCACATCGAATGCTTCGACAACTCTAACTTTCAGGGCGACAATCCGGTGGCGGCAATGGTGTGCTTCCGCAACGCCCGCCCGAGCAAGAAGGACTATCGGCATTACCACATCAAAACGGTCATCGGCCCCAACGACTTCGACAGCATGTACGAGGTGGTGCATCGCCGCTACCGCCGCCTCACCGACGAGGGCGCGAGCCTCCCCCAGCTCATCATCGTGGACGGCGGCAAGGGCCAGCTGAGCATGGCCGTGAAGGCGATTAAGGACCTGAATCTCTGGGGCCAGCTAGCCGTTATCGGCATCGCCAAGCGCCTCGAAGAAATCTACGTGCCCAACGACCCCCTACCCCTCTACATCGACAAGAAGAGCGAAAGCCTGCGCCTCTTCCAACGAATGCGCGATGAGGTGCACCGTTTCGGCATCACCTTCCACCGCTCGCTCCGCGACGCGGGCACCCTCAAAACCGAGCTGACCGACGTCAAAGGCCTCGGCCCCGTCACCGCCGATAAGCTCCTGAGCAAGTTCAAGTCCGTCAAAAAAATCAAAGAGCTAACCGAAGCGGAGCTAGTTGCCGAAGTCGGCAAAGCCAAAGCCAAAATTCTGCTCACCTACTTCACCCAACAAGAAATCACTACCCCCCACTAAATAAGTGAAGCCAAAAGAAAAAGGGGTCCCGCGCTAACCAGCACGGGACCCCTTTTTAATCGACTACAAAATCCGTGAAATTCGCTAAAATTCGCGTAATCCGTGATTTAGAAAGACCACAGGCTGTACTCGTACTCAACCAAGTCAGCGGCCGTTTGCTGAGCAGCCAGCAGGCCCTCACGCTCACTGCCGTACTGCGTAGCCAGGTCGTCGCCCGAAGGATTTGACACTTTTACGATGTACGAGTTGAACAGCCACAGTTCAAACGCGTCAGCCAGATTCTTGTGCTGGGCATCGTTCTGCGCGTTAAACCAGATGGCTTGCTGCGGATTGTTGCGGAACACTTTTACCAGGTCCGAATATTTGAACGTGGCAATGTTCTTCTCCAGGCCCGAAGTATTCGTACCCAACGTAGAAGGCAGCTTCAGCGAGATGGTTTTAATCTGGTGATACATCCGCGAACGTTTCTTATCAAATATCATCTCTTCGGTCAACTCCATCTGGTAGATGTCCTTGGGGCGATATTCGGCCGAAGTAGCGGGCGGCGGGGGCGGCGGGGCGGCGGCTACCGTGCTCACCGTGGTATAAATGGTTTTACCCCGGCGGTCTTTCATAATGCGGCCGCTAGCATCCTTCTTAGCTACGCGCTTGGTTGCCGATGGTGTTGACGCGACGGGGGCACCCCAGCCGTCATTGGCCGGAGCTGCTTTCTTGGTGCCCTTGGGAGCCGGGGTGCTGCCCCAGTCGCCACCGTCGGCATCGGGGCTAACGGGCGCTTCTACCGCGTACGACATGTTCGACGACATTTCTTTAGGCGAGAACGTCGAAGTAAGCGAGTCGTTTTTGTAAGGCTGTAACTCGCCGCGCCTTACGGCATCAATAATAACCCGGCTGATTTCGTGACCGTCCGAAAACATCGGGCGGTTTTGCTTTTCACGCAGGTCAATGGCCCGCCAAATAGTTTTGCGGAACATTTGGTCGGAAACCGGAATCTGCCGGATGGCCCCCGTCGAAGCGGTCGAGGTAGCCTGCTCCTGCGCCCGGCCCGCCAACGCGGCCAGCAGGGCCACGGCGGTAATAGGCAGTGCTTTGAAATAGCGGGTCATAATAGATTTTTAAAGCTAACGAATTACTAATTACCTTATTGCAGCGGGATATTGAACGCGCGGGTCATATTCACATCCTTTACTTGGTTTTGGAAGTTCATGCGCTGAACGCTCTGTACTTCGATATACAAGCGGTCACCTTCTTTATAAGCGTTCACCATGTCACTGAAATCACCCTGCGGACCGTTGACAGTCTTAGGGCCGATTACCGGGCGCTTACCACGGGCCAGCACCGCCTGGAAGCGCGAAACGCGATAACGCGCATCTTCCGGCAGGAACGTGAAAAAGCCAGGGTCTGGAATAGCTTTCAATGTCACTGTACGAATGGAAGTACCAGGGGTACCCTGCTTCTCATTTGCTTCGCTACCCCCAACATAGCACTTAATAGTCGGGTTCGGAATTGGGCGTACTTTAAAGACCTGTGACCCAATTGCATTGCCACCGCTGCTCACGTTTAGTGTTACTTCACGAGCGTTAGGCACGAGCGTCACATCACCTTTTTGACCGGTGATAACCTGAGCACCCGAGGCTGAGAAACTAGGCTGATACTGAGCACCAAGAGCAGGTACTTGCACGCTCAGTTTATTGCCACACTCAAAATACAGCGCCTGCACCGAAGCCGACTGAATCTGCATGACGGGCTTGGTTATAGTATAGGGAACCAGCACTTTGAACGTAGTATCGCGGCCGGCCTGGTTGAGACGGATAGTGCCCGTCCACGAGGACTTGGCATTACCAGCTTGGTCGAAGTTGCCGGGACGAGCCGTGAATTCAACTTTACCGTGGCCGTCGGGGCCAACTGCCAGCGACGAGCCGTTGTAAGTCATGCTCGGCTTCAGGTTGGAAGCGCTGGCCGTCAGGAACAGGTCAGCCTTGTACTTGGTGCCGGCGGCTACCGTGTTTGATTCGGCAGAGGCGAAAGCACCCAGCTTATCGAATACGATGGTCTTAGCACCGACCTTTTCAGCCTGCTTTTGCAGAGCGTCGGCTTGGTATTTCAGTACCTCCGTCTCTTTCTGACTCAGTACAGCCAGCGCGGCTACCACGGGGGTATTCTCAAAATTTAGCTCCGCGAAGTTTTTGTGCTTCTGCTCCGAGTTGGGCGCGATACGCGTATCATCCTTTGCATCGAGAGCCAATGGCCGCGCATCAGGCACAAACTGCTTGATGTAGTCCGAGTAGCCGTTCAACTGCTTTTGCAGGGGGTAGGCCAAGCCGTTCTGCTTGCCGCCGAGCATGGTGATAGCCACCTTGTCCTCGGCACTCATATTCTTATAATCGTTGCCACCCTTGGTGTTTTCGGTAGCCTTATAGAGGTTATCACGCACCCCGTTGAGGTAGTCAATAACTTTCTTGGTCTCATCCCGAATTTCCTGGCTCTTTTTGAGCACGGCCACGTCACTAGCTTGATTGCGATTCTTGGCCACGGCTGCTTCAATACCTTTTACCGTATTATCAGCCGCCGTTTCGGTTTTGCCATTGACATCCGTTAGGCTATCGTCAATAAACTTAAATTTCAGCAAGATAGCTGAGTTAACTTGGAGCGCGAGCAGAGCGGTCAGCACGAGATACATCATGCCAATCATCTTCTGCCGCGGGGTTTCATTAGCTGCTGCCATCGATAATTATCCTAATTAGCTACGAGGAATAGAGAGAATAGTCTAGTAGGGACTAGCTGGCAGCACCGGCCCGCATGGCGTTCAGCATGTTGCCGTACACCCGATTGAGCGAAGTGAGGTTGCCGGTGAGGTCGGATACCTGGCCTTGCAGGCTTTCGGTGTCTTTGCCGGTCTGCACCATATTCTCCATCGCCTTGGCCATCATGCCCGAAAACTGGTTCATGGACTTGAGGTGGGTATTGGCGTCTTGCAGCTCCATCTCGTACACCGCGTTCAGCGCGCCCAGGTTCTTGGTCACGGTCTGCACCTGCATGTGGTATTCCTTGGCATCGTTGGTAGCCCCCGAGAGCGACGTAACCGCCTCTACCGTGTTAGAGTAAGCCTTGTTGATGCCGTCAAGTGAGTTGGCGGCCGTGCGCACTTTCTGCGTGTATTCGTCCGTGGCGTTGGTAGCATCGCCAAGCTGACCGAGCTGCGCGGTGGTGGCACTGAGGCGGTTCAGGCCCTGGCCCAGGTTGGTGAGGGCTTCGGGGGTAACGTTAGCGTTTTTCAGCATGTCGTCCAGCTTGCCGGTCAGGCCATTGGGCTGGGGAGCGCTGTCGCGGAAGCGATTGTCGTTGGTTGAAGGGTCGTAGCCCTCGCTCAACTCCGGGTAAACCAGTGCCCAGTCGTGGTCGGACTGGTGAGGCTGGAAAGCACTGAGGAAGAAGATAACGGCCTCGGTTCCGAGACCTACCATTAGCATAGTATCAGCACCTTTCCAGTGCAGGATTTTGAATAGAGCACCGATAATAACAACTGCTGCGCCAATGCCATATACTTTCGGCATTACGTCGTCATAGAGGAAATTTTTCTTGCGAGCCATATTGAATTAAGCTAACTAGCTATGTTAAAAAAGTTAAGAAAGAGAAAAAGGATGAATTGGAAGACTATGATGGATTGTTAGTTCAGGCGACGGTTGGTACCCATGCCGATTTGAATCATGG from Hymenobacter psoromatis includes the following:
- a CDS encoding gliding motility protein GldM, with product MAAANETPRQKMIGMMYLVLTALLALQVNSAILLKFKFIDDSLTDVNGKTETAADNTVKGIEAAVAKNRNQASDVAVLKKSQEIRDETKKVIDYLNGVRDNLYKATENTKGGNDYKNMSAEDKVAITMLGGKQNGLAYPLQKQLNGYSDYIKQFVPDARPLALDAKDDTRIAPNSEQKHKNFAELNFENTPVVAALAVLSQKETEVLKYQADALQKQAEKVGAKTIVFDKLGAFASAESNTVAAGTKYKADLFLTASASNLKPSMTYNGSSLAVGPDGHGKVEFTARPGNFDQAGNAKSSWTGTIRLNQAGRDTTFKVLVPYTITKPVMQIQSASVQALYFECGNKLSVQVPALGAQYQPSFSASGAQVITGQKGDVTLVPNAREVTLNVSSGGNAIGSQVFKVRPIPNPTIKCYVGGSEANEKQGTPGTSIRTVTLKAIPDPGFFTFLPEDARYRVSRFQAVLARGKRPVIGPKTVNGPQGDFSDMVNAYKEGDRLYIEVQSVQRMNFQNQVKDVNMTRAFNIPLQ
- a CDS encoding transglycosylase → MWVLFGGGLVVALLYLGAVSVNFMNLFGRMPNLHALENPKSELASEIYSADGVLLGKYFRENRTPVEYKDLPQNVIDALIATEDVRFEEHSGIDFKSIMRVVGSLGRAGGGSTLTQQVAKVLFKTRADGLNNGTLNGTGKLGLLITKTKEWLLAIKLERNYTKREILRMYLNTVDYGSNAFGINTAAKTFFNKSPKQLTTPEAATLVGIVNAPSRFSPAMHPARSKRRRNWVLQQMVRANYLPADEMRRDTAKAIVLHYSVESSVQGLAPYFRTEVAKYLQTWARDTDHDLYADGLKIYTTLDSRMQAYAEKAVAEHLTLQQKWFSAQWKGQLPWRDENGRVIPGFLEASMRRTQRYKSLVERFEGNKDSVRYYLNHKYPMTVFSWQGEQQVMMSPMDSLAYYKRYLRAGFLAVNPLNGYVKAWVGGPNYKFFKFDHVRQGKRQPGSTFKPIVYTAAIDQGYSPCFPRPDVATTFPGVAGRPPYTPHNFEGAFSGRTFTLRQALARSMNSITAWLVFKLGPETVVAYAKRLGITSPIDAVPAVGFGASDCSIYELCGAYGTFVNKGVWTSPIMVTRIEDKNGNELRRFVAQTREALSEETAYVMTNMLQASTTEPGGTSTILHTGFKFNTTIGAKTGTTSNYSDAWFMGITPNLVCGMWVGGEDRSIHFRTGAYGQGARLALPLYGIFMKKVYADKSLDVDTGPFPLPAAPLTIELDCSKYYGAGQQDTIPNNQKMVQPKLDELDDKDI
- a CDS encoding gliding motility protein GldL, with protein sequence MARKKNFLYDDVMPKVYGIGAAVVIIGALFKILHWKGADTMLMVGLGTEAVIFFLSAFQPHQSDHDWALVYPELSEGYDPSTNDNRFRDSAPQPNGLTGKLDDMLKNANVTPEALTNLGQGLNRLSATTAQLGQLGDATNATDEYTQKVRTAANSLDGINKAYSNTVEAVTSLSGATNDAKEYHMQVQTVTKNLGALNAVYEMELQDANTHLKSMNQFSGMMAKAMENMVQTGKDTESLQGQVSDLTGNLTSLNRVYGNMLNAMRAGAAS
- a CDS encoding gliding motility protein GldN — encoded protein: MTRYFKALPITAVALLAALAGRAQEQATSTASTGAIRQIPVSDQMFRKTIWRAIDLREKQNRPMFSDGHEISRVIIDAVRRGELQPYKNDSLTSTFSPKEMSSNMSYAVEAPVSPDADGGDWGSTPAPKGTKKAAPANDGWGAPVASTPSATKRVAKKDASGRIMKDRRGKTIYTTVSTVAAAPPPPPPATSAEYRPKDIYQMELTEEMIFDKKRSRMYHQIKTISLKLPSTLGTNTSGLEKNIATFKYSDLVKVFRNNPQQAIWFNAQNDAQHKNLADAFELWLFNSYIVKVSNPSGDDLATQYGSEREGLLAAQQTAADLVEYEYSLWSF
- a CDS encoding excinuclease ABC subunit C codes for the protein MAASALLQEQINHLPHRPGVYKYYDDEGIIYVGKAVDLRKRVSSYFTKQDHNKKTQQLVKNIKRIEFTIVDSESDAFLLENNLIKQHQPKYNILLKDGKTYPYLLLTKERFPRLIPTRNKQPGDGQYFGPYANQGGLNVLLELIRALYPLRTCTYNLSPENVAAGKFKVCLEYHIGNCKGPCVGHEDEAVYGQYIQQIRQILNGDLRLPKQYFRDKMTAAAQEMQYELAHQFKQKLDKLDDFQAKSTIVSATLTNIDVFSIASNEKAAFVNYLKVMNGSIILTQNLELTKKLDESDGEVLAPLIMQLRQEYASEAREILTNVPIEPLPLPGVAVAQPQIGDKRKLLELSIKNVLYARKEKESMNEKSKDVNEVRIMEQIKKDLRLTELPKHIECFDNSNFQGDNPVAAMVCFRNARPSKKDYRHYHIKTVIGPNDFDSMYEVVHRRYRRLTDEGASLPQLIIVDGGKGQLSMAVKAIKDLNLWGQLAVIGIAKRLEEIYVPNDPLPLYIDKKSESLRLFQRMRDEVHRFGITFHRSLRDAGTLKTELTDVKGLGPVTADKLLSKFKSVKKIKELTEAELVAEVGKAKAKILLTYFTQQEITTPH